The Salvia splendens isolate huo1 chromosome 21, SspV2, whole genome shotgun sequence genome includes a window with the following:
- the LOC121785170 gene encoding peptidyl-prolyl cis-trans isomerase CYP37, chloroplastic-like isoform X1, with the protein MALPLSASIFFSSSLPFPQLSTRFSLPTNPHRKFNRILAIKAYGPTESVNGQNYFPDLKTRIQLGRKPFEKSFAVIVLFLQLTSPIPSILLDYWLIPPAQAVLYSPETKIPRTGELALRRAIPANKDMKAIQDSLEDISYLLRIPQRKPFGTMEGNVKKALKIAVDEKEAILSSMPAEFRENGSVLYASLTDGQAGLKTLLQYIKDKDPDKVSVGLANTLDTVAQLELLQAPGLSFLLPEQYKNYPRLTGRAVVEFAIEKGDGSMFSPAGGQPRNTAILQVVVDGYSAPLTAGNFAKLVVEGAYDGMKLNCTDQAILSDSKLGKDKGYVVPLEIMPSGQFEPLYKTTLSVQDGELPVLPLSVYGAVVMAHNPDSEEYSSPNQFFFYLYDKRNAGLGGLSFDEGQFSVFGYTTMGRETLSEIKTGDVIRSAKLVEGQDRLFLPKQG; encoded by the exons ATGGCTCTTCCTTTATCAGCTTCCATCTTCTTCTCTTCATCCCTTCCCTTTCCTCAACTCTCTACTCGCTTCTCTCTCCCCACCAATCCACACCGCAAATTCAATCGCATTCTCGCGATTAAGGCTTATGGCCCCACG GAGTCAGTGAATGGACAAAATTACTTCCCCGACCTAAAGACACGGATTCAACTAGGAAGGAAGCCTTTTGAGAAATCTTTTGCTGTCATCGTCCTCTTTCTCCAACTGACATCACCAATACCCTCGATATTACTTGATTATTGGCTCATTCCTCCAGCTCAAGCGGTACTCTATTCCCCGGAGACAAAAATTCCTCGGACTGGAGAACTGGCTTTGAGAAGAGCTATTCCTGCTAACAAAGATATGAAAGCTATACAG GATTCTCTGGAGGATATATCATACTTGCTAAGGATTCCACAAAGGAAGCCATTTGGAACAATGGAGGGAAACGTCAAGAAAGCTCTAAAG ATTGCTGTAGATGAAAAGGAAGCTATTCTTTCTAGCATGCCTGCTGAATTTAGAGAAAATGGTTCAGTTCTTTATGCTTCTCTAACCGATGGACAG GCTGGGTTGAAAACCCTTCTTCAGTACATCAAGGATAAAGATCCAGACAAGGTATCAGTTGGCCTGGCAAATACGTTGGATACTGTTGCACAGTTGGAGTTGCTACAG GCTCCAGGATTATCATTTTTGTTGCCTGAGCAATACAAAAACTACCCAAG GCTTACAGGGAGAGCAGTAGTTGAATTTGCTATCGAGAAAGGAGATGGCTCGATGTTTTCTCCAGCTGGTGGCCAACCCAGAAACACTGCTATACTTCAG GTTGTTGTAGATGGATACTCAGCGCCTCTTACAGCAGGGAACTTTGCTAAACTG GTGGTTGAAGGGGCATACGATGGTATGAAACTAAATTGCACTGACCAAGCTATCCTCTCGGACAGCAAGCTAGGAAAAGACAAGGGATATGTAGTCCCCCTCGAGATAATGCCATCTGGGCAATTCGAGCCACTCTATAAAACGACTCTAAGTGTCCAG GACGGGGAGCTTCCTGTGCTTCCACTATCAGTTTATGGAGCAGTGGTCATGGCTCATAATCCAGACTCCGAGGAGTATTCTTCACCGAACCAGTTTTTCTTCTATCTTTATGACAAGAGAAAT GCTGGCCTTGGAGGGCTATCCTTCGACGAAGGCCAATTTTCTGTTTTTGG TTACACGACCATGGGGCGAGAAACACTATCTGAGATCAAGACGGGGGATGTGATCCGATCTGCAAAGTTGGTAGAAGGCCAGGATCGCCTCTTTCTGCCTAAACAAGGTTAA
- the LOC121785170 gene encoding peptidyl-prolyl cis-trans isomerase CYP37, chloroplastic-like isoform X2 produces MKAIQDSLEDISYLLRIPQRKPFGTMEGNVKKALKIAVDEKEAILSSMPAEFRENGSVLYASLTDGQAGLKTLLQYIKDKDPDKVSVGLANTLDTVAQLELLQAPGLSFLLPEQYKNYPRLTGRAVVEFAIEKGDGSMFSPAGGQPRNTAILQVVVDGYSAPLTAGNFAKLVVEGAYDGMKLNCTDQAILSDSKLGKDKGYVVPLEIMPSGQFEPLYKTTLSVQDGELPVLPLSVYGAVVMAHNPDSEEYSSPNQFFFYLYDKRNAGLGGLSFDEGQFSVFGYTTMGRETLSEIKTGDVIRSAKLVEGQDRLFLPKQG; encoded by the exons ATGAAAGCTATACAG GATTCTCTGGAGGATATATCATACTTGCTAAGGATTCCACAAAGGAAGCCATTTGGAACAATGGAGGGAAACGTCAAGAAAGCTCTAAAG ATTGCTGTAGATGAAAAGGAAGCTATTCTTTCTAGCATGCCTGCTGAATTTAGAGAAAATGGTTCAGTTCTTTATGCTTCTCTAACCGATGGACAG GCTGGGTTGAAAACCCTTCTTCAGTACATCAAGGATAAAGATCCAGACAAGGTATCAGTTGGCCTGGCAAATACGTTGGATACTGTTGCACAGTTGGAGTTGCTACAG GCTCCAGGATTATCATTTTTGTTGCCTGAGCAATACAAAAACTACCCAAG GCTTACAGGGAGAGCAGTAGTTGAATTTGCTATCGAGAAAGGAGATGGCTCGATGTTTTCTCCAGCTGGTGGCCAACCCAGAAACACTGCTATACTTCAG GTTGTTGTAGATGGATACTCAGCGCCTCTTACAGCAGGGAACTTTGCTAAACTG GTGGTTGAAGGGGCATACGATGGTATGAAACTAAATTGCACTGACCAAGCTATCCTCTCGGACAGCAAGCTAGGAAAAGACAAGGGATATGTAGTCCCCCTCGAGATAATGCCATCTGGGCAATTCGAGCCACTCTATAAAACGACTCTAAGTGTCCAG GACGGGGAGCTTCCTGTGCTTCCACTATCAGTTTATGGAGCAGTGGTCATGGCTCATAATCCAGACTCCGAGGAGTATTCTTCACCGAACCAGTTTTTCTTCTATCTTTATGACAAGAGAAAT GCTGGCCTTGGAGGGCTATCCTTCGACGAAGGCCAATTTTCTGTTTTTGG TTACACGACCATGGGGCGAGAAACACTATCTGAGATCAAGACGGGGGATGTGATCCGATCTGCAAAGTTGGTAGAAGGCCAGGATCGCCTCTTTCTGCCTAAACAAGGTTAA